In the genome of Leptospira inadai serovar Lyme str. 10, one region contains:
- a CDS encoding apolipoprotein N-acyltransferase, whose protein sequence is MNSFLNNFRNFQKTRWFDLFCYLWTSVFAFLAFAPFYLSHFVWIAPFGLFWIAHKYAGRYKQLLLHGILFGVFFYVVSFHWIFHMAQVFGNFPTPFAALILILAGVLFGSKFPIFLLSYSFLTKKIGRHSVWVVGFCGLAADMIGPQLFPWYWGNLAAGNILLAQTVEIGSVYGLSFLVFIISYTLFETNLFHLPEIIRSKEKTLHFAKFWAIPLGIFLLFWIVGTSLYFKWKDVKPSKTLEVLVVQPDAPMSIRDERGRSPLQVIEELMERMDNLVDDAVRKAGKKPDLIVLPEAGIPYFSANKTPITELNRMYWYRFEALMIAFANRYKANVFFNEIDAKYKTVSSGKEYLRYYNNNVIYDPNGNRRDAYQKQYLVLFGETMPFEFMYDLSPQTGKFEPGESLKLLSYYSGIGTLPAQPAPIHWKDTEELNAEATRRYYESTRMELKEEGSILPLICYEVIVPEFVRKFRHLGNPEFIANLTNDKWYGTTTESDQHFELGRLRSIEWRRWLVRSTNSGISGFVDHMGRFLPGKSTGLMKAETTWEQVAVFDSKPGFYVTYGNLIPWLMLILTAIYYGTLLVSAGRK, encoded by the coding sequence ATGAATTCGTTTTTAAACAACTTTCGAAATTTTCAAAAGACCCGCTGGTTCGACCTTTTCTGTTATCTTTGGACCTCCGTCTTCGCCTTTTTAGCATTTGCTCCTTTTTATCTAAGCCATTTTGTTTGGATCGCTCCTTTCGGACTTTTTTGGATAGCGCATAAATATGCGGGAAGATACAAGCAATTGCTTTTGCACGGCATTCTCTTCGGAGTTTTCTTCTATGTCGTGTCGTTTCATTGGATTTTCCATATGGCGCAAGTCTTCGGGAATTTTCCGACTCCATTTGCCGCTTTAATTTTGATTCTTGCCGGAGTTCTATTCGGTTCGAAGTTTCCGATATTCCTATTGTCCTATTCGTTCTTAACGAAGAAAATCGGAAGGCATAGCGTTTGGGTGGTAGGATTTTGCGGACTGGCCGCCGATATGATCGGACCTCAGTTATTTCCTTGGTATTGGGGAAACCTAGCCGCCGGAAATATTCTTCTCGCTCAAACGGTAGAGATAGGAAGCGTTTATGGATTAAGTTTTCTCGTTTTCATAATTTCGTACACTCTCTTTGAAACGAATTTATTTCATTTACCCGAAATAATAAGATCCAAGGAAAAAACTTTGCACTTCGCGAAGTTTTGGGCCATTCCGCTCGGTATATTTCTCCTATTTTGGATCGTCGGAACCTCCCTATATTTCAAATGGAAGGACGTGAAGCCTAGCAAAACACTCGAAGTATTGGTCGTTCAACCGGACGCACCGATGAGTATTCGCGACGAAAGAGGCCGTTCCCCATTGCAAGTTATCGAGGAATTAATGGAACGGATGGATAATCTTGTGGATGATGCGGTTCGCAAGGCTGGAAAAAAACCGGACCTAATCGTTCTACCGGAAGCTGGAATTCCGTATTTTTCCGCAAATAAAACTCCGATCACCGAACTTAACAGGATGTACTGGTATAGATTCGAAGCGTTGATGATCGCCTTCGCAAACCGATACAAAGCGAACGTATTTTTTAACGAAATAGACGCGAAATACAAAACGGTAAGTTCCGGAAAAGAATACTTAAGATATTATAATAATAATGTAATATATGACCCGAACGGAAATCGAAGAGATGCGTATCAAAAGCAATACTTGGTTCTTTTCGGAGAGACTATGCCTTTCGAGTTTATGTATGACCTCAGCCCTCAAACGGGTAAATTCGAACCGGGAGAATCGTTGAAATTATTGTCTTACTATTCCGGTATCGGAACGCTTCCCGCTCAACCTGCCCCGATTCACTGGAAAGATACCGAGGAGTTGAATGCGGAGGCTACGAGGCGGTATTACGAGTCCACTCGGATGGAATTAAAGGAGGAAGGTTCGATTCTTCCTTTGATCTGTTACGAGGTGATCGTTCCGGAATTCGTTCGGAAGTTTAGACATTTAGGAAATCCCGAATTTATTGCGAATCTTACGAATGATAAATGGTACGGAACGACGACGGAAAGCGATCAGCATTTCGAGTTGGGAAGATTAAGATCGATAGAATGGAGAAGATGGTTGGTCCGATCCACGAATTCCGGCATTTCAGGATTCGTCGATCATATGGGTCGGTTTCTTCCTGGAAAATCGACCGGCTTAATGAAAGCGGAGACCACCTGGGAACAAGTAGCGGTTTTCGATTCTAAACCCGGCTTTTATGTTACGTACGGGAACTTGATTCCTTGGTTGATGCTGATTCTTACGGCAATCTATTACGGAACCTTATTGGTTTCCGCCGGACGGAAGTAA
- a CDS encoding LIC_13246 family protein, translating into MRLKRIESIDPEMKWMKLEKDKVAFLKIVKTLNRYYDSLKGPEKINPTSFRKRLTESDPDIAEIFFKKFGKYEFLVFARISSEGKSEFDSWIHIDGIRQEREELSGQNVTDHPVFSIRCLSDIYEDSCIPISESELEEIELSQA; encoded by the coding sequence ATGAGACTCAAAAGAATTGAATCGATCGATCCAGAAATGAAATGGATGAAATTGGAAAAAGATAAGGTAGCTTTTCTTAAAATCGTAAAAACCTTAAATCGGTATTATGATTCGCTTAAGGGACCGGAAAAAATCAACCCTACATCCTTTAGAAAACGATTGACGGAATCCGATCCCGATATCGCGGAAATCTTTTTCAAAAAATTCGGTAAATATGAATTCTTAGTTTTCGCTCGAATATCTTCCGAAGGGAAAAGCGAATTCGACTCTTGGATTCATATTGACGGAATTCGACAGGAACGAGAGGAGCTGTCCGGACAGAATGTCACAGACCATCCGGTATTTTCGATTCGCTGTCTCAGTGATATTTACGAAGATTCCTGCATTCCGATCTCGGAATCGGAATTAGAAGAAATCGAATTATCGCAGGCCTGA
- a CDS encoding RNA polymerase sigma factor has product MVSLDKIYRRERNKILAWVRSKVSDPEEAEDLLQESFLIAVAELDSNGSIEYLLAYIYAVLRNKVGDWYRKKKTRKYLVPELENEFDIEKAIPAQGAGPEREFYQKLVLEELSLAIAELPAEQKSVFIANVLEGKTFRKISEETGIPEGTLSARKAYAKEFLSKRLKALRSLFLEEF; this is encoded by the coding sequence TTGGTGTCTTTGGATAAAATTTATCGAAGGGAACGAAATAAGATTCTTGCTTGGGTAAGATCGAAAGTTTCCGACCCCGAAGAGGCGGAGGATCTTTTACAAGAATCCTTCCTGATCGCGGTGGCGGAGCTGGATTCGAACGGGTCCATCGAATACCTTTTGGCGTACATATACGCAGTTCTTCGAAATAAAGTCGGGGACTGGTATCGTAAAAAGAAAACCAGAAAGTATCTTGTACCGGAGCTCGAGAACGAATTCGATATTGAAAAGGCGATTCCCGCGCAAGGTGCGGGACCCGAACGCGAATTTTATCAGAAACTAGTTTTGGAAGAATTGTCTCTAGCTATCGCAGAACTTCCTGCCGAGCAAAAATCGGTTTTTATCGCGAATGTTTTAGAAGGAAAAACATTTCGAAAAATCTCCGAAGAAACGGGCATTCCGGAAGGAACGCTTTCCGCCAGAAAAGCATACGCAAAAGAATTTCTATCCAAACGGTTGAAAGCGCTAAGGTCCCTTTTCCTCGAAGAATTTTAA
- a CDS encoding 4Fe-4S dicluster domain-containing protein: MKRQADKKNYLIEKCKTEVGPIRPEINLSKCEGKRDCAIVCPFAVFEIRPIDRSEKERLSFAGRIKTMFHGPNKAYVVRPEDCHACGLCVAACPEKAVRLISFGG, translated from the coding sequence ATGAAGCGACAGGCGGATAAGAAGAATTACCTCATCGAGAAATGTAAAACCGAGGTTGGTCCGATCCGGCCTGAAATAAATCTTTCGAAATGCGAAGGGAAGCGTGATTGCGCAATCGTGTGTCCCTTTGCAGTGTTCGAGATCCGACCGATCGATCGATCCGAAAAAGAGCGGCTTTCTTTTGCAGGAAGGATAAAGACGATGTTTCACGGTCCTAATAAAGCTTACGTCGTTCGCCCGGAAGATTGCCATGCCTGCGGTCTTTGCGTGGCGGCCTGTCCGGAAAAGGCGGTCCGGCTCATCTCGTTTGGCGGATAG
- a CDS encoding NADP-dependent isocitrate dehydrogenase: protein MAKIKVKTPLVELDGDEMTRIIWKEIKDRFIHPYLDIELDYYDLGVEYRDKTEDKVTVDSANAILKYGVGVKCATITPNQDRVKEYNLKKEWKSPNGTIRSILDGTVFRKPIIVNNIPSAIRSWKKPIVVGRHAFGDLYKDTELYIPEAGKVEIVFTTKDGKEKERVLINDFDGPGVIMGQFNLDKSIESFAQACFNYAISEKINIWFATKDTISKKYHARFRTIFDQVSHKRAEELKKAGIEYSYFLIDDAVAQIVKNEGGMLWALMNYDGDVMSDMVASGFGSLGLMTSVLVSPDGKFEYEAAHGTVTRHYRKYQKGESTSTNSVASIFAWTGALEKRGELDGTPDVVNFARKLEKAVIDTIEGGEMTKDLTLLATSPNPKELDTFKFMEAIQKRL, encoded by the coding sequence ATGGCTAAGATCAAGGTGAAAACTCCCCTAGTGGAGCTGGACGGGGATGAAATGACCCGCATCATCTGGAAAGAGATCAAGGATCGTTTCATTCATCCCTATCTCGATATCGAACTGGACTATTATGACTTAGGGGTCGAATACAGGGACAAAACGGAAGATAAGGTAACCGTTGATTCAGCCAATGCCATTCTCAAATACGGAGTAGGCGTTAAGTGTGCGACGATCACGCCAAACCAAGATCGTGTAAAAGAATACAATTTAAAGAAAGAATGGAAATCTCCGAACGGAACGATTCGCTCCATTTTAGACGGAACCGTTTTTCGGAAACCGATCATCGTCAATAATATACCCTCCGCAATCAGATCTTGGAAGAAACCCATCGTAGTAGGCAGGCATGCATTCGGAGATTTATACAAAGATACTGAACTTTATATTCCTGAGGCGGGAAAAGTAGAGATAGTTTTTACTACAAAAGACGGTAAGGAAAAAGAAAGAGTCCTGATCAACGATTTCGACGGTCCCGGCGTCATAATGGGCCAATTCAATTTGGACAAGTCGATCGAGAGTTTTGCTCAGGCTTGCTTCAATTACGCGATTTCCGAAAAAATCAATATTTGGTTTGCGACCAAGGATACCATCTCCAAGAAATACCATGCCAGATTTAGAACGATCTTCGATCAAGTATCTCACAAGAGAGCGGAAGAGCTAAAAAAAGCCGGTATCGAATATTCTTATTTCTTAATCGACGATGCGGTCGCTCAAATCGTTAAAAACGAAGGCGGAATGCTCTGGGCGCTAATGAACTATGACGGCGACGTAATGTCGGATATGGTGGCGTCCGGTTTCGGATCCTTAGGATTGATGACTTCCGTTCTTGTTTCTCCGGACGGAAAATTCGAGTATGAAGCCGCTCACGGAACCGTTACTCGTCACTATCGTAAATACCAAAAAGGCGAGAGCACTTCCACGAATTCGGTTGCATCCATTTTCGCCTGGACCGGTGCTCTTGAAAAAAGGGGAGAATTAGACGGCACTCCCGACGTGGTCAATTTTGCGAGAAAATTGGAGAAGGCCGTGATCGATACGATCGAAGGTGGAGAAATGACGAAAGATCTAACTCTTCTTGCGACGAGCCCGAATCCGAAAGAATTAGACACCTTCAAATTCATGGAGGCGATCCAAAAACGCCTTTAG
- a CDS encoding response regulator, with amino-acid sequence MEGKFFPYNVEAPKFKILIVDSGRITRKVIVSEFADPEFQVVETSSLNESMIFARSEKFDLITLGIYFQDGNGFDLCKRIRTEKINDEPFASYDARILFVTSEYNDANRIKAHDAGADGFLEKNPNLISFKETLAIILKDLKSERQSALERFEFPKESDPKISLLVDDSELNLVLFRRLLESRGIKVQTAISGEHALRLLSENPDQYGVLLTDMYMPNMDGDQLCKKIRGMPGLSELRLGIITASNEAELALTKIPLGVKVLAKPYDPDQIIKFINPS; translated from the coding sequence ATGGAAGGAAAGTTCTTCCCGTATAACGTGGAAGCGCCCAAATTTAAAATCTTGATCGTCGATTCCGGGAGAATCACACGCAAAGTAATCGTATCCGAATTTGCGGATCCGGAATTTCAAGTCGTTGAAACATCAAGCTTAAACGAATCAATGATATTTGCACGGTCCGAAAAATTCGACCTTATCACTCTCGGCATATACTTTCAGGACGGGAACGGCTTCGATCTTTGTAAGAGAATTCGTACGGAAAAAATAAACGATGAACCGTTCGCATCCTATGATGCTAGAATTCTTTTCGTAACCTCCGAATATAATGACGCGAACCGGATCAAGGCGCACGATGCGGGTGCCGACGGATTTTTAGAAAAAAACCCGAATTTAATTTCCTTCAAGGAAACTCTCGCAATCATTTTAAAAGATTTAAAGTCCGAACGGCAAAGTGCGCTCGAACGATTCGAATTCCCCAAAGAGTCGGATCCAAAAATCTCCCTATTAGTCGATGATTCGGAATTGAATTTAGTTCTTTTTAGACGATTGCTGGAATCCCGCGGAATCAAAGTACAAACGGCAATTTCGGGAGAGCACGCGCTTCGTTTACTATCCGAAAATCCCGATCAATACGGAGTTCTCTTAACGGATATGTACATGCCGAATATGGACGGAGATCAGCTATGTAAAAAGATACGGGGAATGCCTGGACTCTCGGAGTTACGGTTAGGAATCATAACGGCTTCTAACGAAGCGGAACTTGCTTTGACGAAGATTCCTCTAGGCGTAAAAGTTCTCGCGAAACCTTACGATCCCGATCAAATAATCAAGTTTATAAACCCGAGTTAG